The following coding sequences are from one Numenius arquata chromosome 29, bNumArq3.hap1.1, whole genome shotgun sequence window:
- the SMARCD1 gene encoding SWI/SNF-related matrix-associated actin-dependent regulator of chromatin subfamily D member 1 isoform X2, with protein MAARAGFQSVTPSGGGGGAAAGAGALGPGTPGGPVRMGPAPGQGLYRSPLPGAAYPRPGMLPGSRLAPQGPSMGPPGYGGSPAVRPGMAQASLDQARKRPAPQQLQQVQPQAVPNRNHNAKKKKMADKILPQRIRELVPESQAYMDLLAFERKLDQTIMRKRLDIQEALKRPIKQKRKLRIFISNTFNPAKSDAEDGEGTVASWELRVEGRLLEDSALSKYDATKQKRKFSSFFKSLVIELDKDLYGPDNHLVEWHRTATTQETDGFQVKRPGDVNVRCTVLLMLDYQPPQFKLDPRLARLLGIHTQTRPVIIQALWQYIKTHKLQDPHEREYVICDKYLQQIFESQRMKFSEIPQRLHALLMPPEPIIINHVISVDPNDQKKTACYDIDVEVDDTLKTQMNSFLLSTASQQEIAALDNKTMTDVVGNPEEERRAEFYFQPWAQEAVCRYFYSKVQQRRQELEQALGIRNT; from the exons ATGGCGGCGCGGGCGGGATTCCAGTCGGTGActcccagcggcggcggcggtggggccgCTGCCGGGGCCGGCGCGCTGGGCCCGGGCACGCCGGGCGGGCCGGTGCGCATGGGCCCGGCTCCGGGCCAAGGCCTGTACCGCTCGCCGCTGCCGGGAGCCGcctacccg CGCCCCGGGATGTTACCGGGCAGCCGGCTGGCGCCGCAGGGTCCCTCCATGGGGCCGCCCGGTTACGGCGGGAGCCCCGCGGTGCGGCCCGGGATGGCGCAGGCCAGCCTGGACCAGGCCCGCAAGAGGCCCGCgccgcagcagctccagcaggtgCAGCCGCAGGCCGTGCCCAACCGCAACCACAA CGCTAAAAAGAAGAAGATGGCTGACAAAATTCTACCTCAGAGG ATCCGGGAACTTGTACCCGAGTCTCAGGCCTATATGGACTTGCTGGCCTTTGAAAGGAAGTTGGACCAGACGATCATGAGGAAGCGCTTGGATATCCAGGAGGCTTTGAAGCGACCCATTAAG CAAAAACGAAAGCTACGTATTTTTATCTCCAATACCTTCAATCCAGCCAAGTCGGATGCAGAGGATGGTGAAGGAACAGTCGCCTCCTGGGAGCTTCGGGTGGAAGGACGGCTGCTGGAAGAT TCTGCTTTGTCCAAATATGATGCCaccaagcagaaaagaaagttctCATCCTTCTTTAAATCTCTGGTCATTGAACTTGATAAAGACCTGTATGGCCCTGACAATCACCTAGTAGAG TGGCACAGGACCGCTACAACTCAGGAGACGGATGGCTTCCAGGTGAAGAGGCCAGGAGATGTAAATGTGCGCTGCACTGTCCTTCTGATGCTGGATTACCAG CCTCCCCAGTTCAAACTAGATCCCCGCTTGGCTCGTCTCCTGGGGATTCACACTCAGACCCGCCCAGTGATCATCCAGGCCTTGTGGCAATACATCAAGACCCACAAGCTCCAGGACCCCCACGAGCGGGAGTATGTCATCTGTGACAAATACCTCCAGCAG ATATTTGAATCTCAGCGGATGAAGTTTTCTGAAATCCCACAAAGGCTTCACGCGTTGCTTATGCCCCCGGAACCGATCATCATTAATCATGTGATCAG TGTTGACCCAAATGaccagaagaaaacagcttgCTATGACATTGACGTGGAGGTGGATGATACCTTGAAAACTCAGATGAATTCCTTCCTGCTCTCCACAGCCAGTCAACAGGAAATTGCTGCTCTGGATAACAAG ACAATGACTGATGTTGTTGGGAATCCTGAAGAGGAGCGTAGAGCCGAGTTCTACTTCCAGCCGTGGGCTCAGGAAGCCGTGTGCAGATACTTCTACTCCAAG GTGCAACAAAGACGGCAGGAATTGGAGCAGGCCCTGGGAATCCGTAACACATAG
- the SMARCD1 gene encoding SWI/SNF-related matrix-associated actin-dependent regulator of chromatin subfamily D member 1 isoform X1, with amino-acid sequence MAARAGFQSVTPSGGGGGAAAGAGALGPGTPGGPVRMGPAPGQGLYRSPLPGAAYPRPGMLPGSRLAPQGPSMGPPGYGGSPAVRPGMAQASLDQARKRPAPQQLQQVQPQAVPNRNHNAKKKKMADKILPQRIRELVPESQAYMDLLAFERKLDQTIMRKRLDIQEALKRPIKQKRKLRIFISNTFNPAKSDAEDGEGTVASWELRVEGRLLEDSALSKYDATKQKRKFSSFFKSLVIELDKDLYGPDNHLVEWHRTATTQETDGFQVKRPGDVNVRCTVLLMLDYQPPQFKLDPRLARLLGIHTQTRPVIIQALWQYIKTHKLQDPHEREYVICDKYLQQIFESQRMKFSEIPQRLHALLMPPEPIIINHVISVDPNDQKKTACYDIDVEVDDTLKTQMNSFLLSTASQQEIAALDNKIHETIETINQLKTQREFMLSFARDPQGFINDWLQSQCRDLKTMTDVVGNPEEERRAEFYFQPWAQEAVCRYFYSKVQQRRQELEQALGIRNT; translated from the exons ATGGCGGCGCGGGCGGGATTCCAGTCGGTGActcccagcggcggcggcggtggggccgCTGCCGGGGCCGGCGCGCTGGGCCCGGGCACGCCGGGCGGGCCGGTGCGCATGGGCCCGGCTCCGGGCCAAGGCCTGTACCGCTCGCCGCTGCCGGGAGCCGcctacccg CGCCCCGGGATGTTACCGGGCAGCCGGCTGGCGCCGCAGGGTCCCTCCATGGGGCCGCCCGGTTACGGCGGGAGCCCCGCGGTGCGGCCCGGGATGGCGCAGGCCAGCCTGGACCAGGCCCGCAAGAGGCCCGCgccgcagcagctccagcaggtgCAGCCGCAGGCCGTGCCCAACCGCAACCACAA CGCTAAAAAGAAGAAGATGGCTGACAAAATTCTACCTCAGAGG ATCCGGGAACTTGTACCCGAGTCTCAGGCCTATATGGACTTGCTGGCCTTTGAAAGGAAGTTGGACCAGACGATCATGAGGAAGCGCTTGGATATCCAGGAGGCTTTGAAGCGACCCATTAAG CAAAAACGAAAGCTACGTATTTTTATCTCCAATACCTTCAATCCAGCCAAGTCGGATGCAGAGGATGGTGAAGGAACAGTCGCCTCCTGGGAGCTTCGGGTGGAAGGACGGCTGCTGGAAGAT TCTGCTTTGTCCAAATATGATGCCaccaagcagaaaagaaagttctCATCCTTCTTTAAATCTCTGGTCATTGAACTTGATAAAGACCTGTATGGCCCTGACAATCACCTAGTAGAG TGGCACAGGACCGCTACAACTCAGGAGACGGATGGCTTCCAGGTGAAGAGGCCAGGAGATGTAAATGTGCGCTGCACTGTCCTTCTGATGCTGGATTACCAG CCTCCCCAGTTCAAACTAGATCCCCGCTTGGCTCGTCTCCTGGGGATTCACACTCAGACCCGCCCAGTGATCATCCAGGCCTTGTGGCAATACATCAAGACCCACAAGCTCCAGGACCCCCACGAGCGGGAGTATGTCATCTGTGACAAATACCTCCAGCAG ATATTTGAATCTCAGCGGATGAAGTTTTCTGAAATCCCACAAAGGCTTCACGCGTTGCTTATGCCCCCGGAACCGATCATCATTAATCATGTGATCAG TGTTGACCCAAATGaccagaagaaaacagcttgCTATGACATTGACGTGGAGGTGGATGATACCTTGAAAACTCAGATGAATTCCTTCCTGCTCTCCACAGCCAGTCAACAGGAAATTGCTGCTCTGGATAACAAG ATTCATGAAACAATAGAGACAATTAACCAGCTGAAGACCCAGCGGGAGTTCATGCTGAGTTTTGCCCGAGATCCTCAGGGCTTCATCAACGACTGGCTACAGTCCCAGTGCCGCGATTTAAAG ACAATGACTGATGTTGTTGGGAATCCTGAAGAGGAGCGTAGAGCCGAGTTCTACTTCCAGCCGTGGGCTCAGGAAGCCGTGTGCAGATACTTCTACTCCAAG GTGCAACAAAGACGGCAGGAATTGGAGCAGGCCCTGGGAATCCGTAACACATAG
- the GPD1 gene encoding glycerol-3-phosphate dehydrogenase [NAD(+)], cytoplasmic isoform X2, whose amino-acid sequence MGGKKVCIVGSGNWGSAIAKIAGSNAARLSTFENQVNMWVLEEEVGGRRLTDIINTEHENVKYLPGHKLPPNVFIRKVCDQLKGHVKKDAVGLSLIKGVDEGPDGLRLISDIIHEKLGIEMSVLMGANIANEVAGEKFCETTIGCKNAQHGQILKELMQTPNFRVTVVQEADTVEICGALKNIVAVGAGFCDGLGYGDNTKAAVIRLGLMEMIGFAKLFCKGPVSPSTFLESCGVADLITTCYGGRNRKVAEAFAKTGKSIEELEKEMLNGQKLQGPQTSAELHRILKSKNVVEKFPLFTAVYQICYEGKPVTDVIKCLQNHPEHK is encoded by the exons ATGGGTGGCAAGAAGGTCTGCATCGTGGGCTCTGGCAACTG GGGCTCGGCCATCGCCAAGATCGCCGGCAGCAACGCGGCGCGGCTGAGCACCTTCGAGAACCAGGTGAACAtgtgggtgctggaggaggaggtgggcgGCCGGCGGCTCACCGACATCATCAACACCGAGCACGAAAATGTCAAGTACCTGCCAGGGCACAAGCTGCCCCCCAACGTG TTTATCCGCAAAGTCTGTGACCAGCTCAAGGGCCACGTGAAGAAAGATGCTGTTGGGCTGTCGCTGATCAAG GGGGTGGACGAAGGAccagatgggctgaggctgaTCTCAGACATCATCCATGAGAAACTGGGAATCGAGATGAGCGTCCTCATGGGGGCCAACATTGCTAATGAAGTGGCAGGAGAGAAGTTCTGTGAAACAACCATCG GTTGCAAGAATGCGCAGCACGGGCAGATACTGAAGGAGCTGATGCAGACCCCAAATTTCCGGGTGACGGTGGTGCAGGAAGCTGACACCGTAGAGATCTGCGGGGCCCTCAAG AACATTGTGGCTGTAGGAGCTGGTTTCTGTGATGGACTTGGTTATGGAGACAACACGAAGGCTGCTGTGATACGTCTGGGATTGATGGAGATGATTGGCTTTGCCAAACTCTTCTGTAAGGGCCCTGTCTCCCCCTCCACCTTCCTGGAGAGCTGCGGAGTCGCCGACCTCATCACTACCTGCTACGGTGGCCGCAACCGCAAGGTGGCTGAGGCCTTTGCCAAGACTGGGAAG TCTATTgaggagctggaaaaggagaTGTTGAATGGGCAGAAGCTGCAGGGTCCCCAGACGTCTGCTGAGCTGCATCGCATCCTTAAAAGCAAGAACGTAGTGGAGAA GTTCCCCCTCTTCACAGCTGTGTATCAGATCTGCTACGAGGGCAAACCTGTTACAGATGTCATCAAGTGTCTCCAGAACCACCCTGAGCACAAGTAA
- the GPD1 gene encoding glycerol-3-phosphate dehydrogenase [NAD(+)], cytoplasmic isoform X1: MGGKKVCIVGSGNWGSAIAKIAGSNAARLSTFENQVNMWVLEEEVGGRRLTDIINTEHENVKYLPGHKLPPNVVAEPDLLKACAGADILLFVVPHQFIRKVCDQLKGHVKKDAVGLSLIKGVDEGPDGLRLISDIIHEKLGIEMSVLMGANIANEVAGEKFCETTIGCKNAQHGQILKELMQTPNFRVTVVQEADTVEICGALKNIVAVGAGFCDGLGYGDNTKAAVIRLGLMEMIGFAKLFCKGPVSPSTFLESCGVADLITTCYGGRNRKVAEAFAKTGKSIEELEKEMLNGQKLQGPQTSAELHRILKSKNVVEKFPLFTAVYQICYEGKPVTDVIKCLQNHPEHK, encoded by the exons ATGGGTGGCAAGAAGGTCTGCATCGTGGGCTCTGGCAACTG GGGCTCGGCCATCGCCAAGATCGCCGGCAGCAACGCGGCGCGGCTGAGCACCTTCGAGAACCAGGTGAACAtgtgggtgctggaggaggaggtgggcgGCCGGCGGCTCACCGACATCATCAACACCGAGCACGAAAATGTCAAGTACCTGCCAGGGCACAAGCTGCCCCCCAACGTG GTAGCAGAGCCAGACCTGCTGAAagcctgtgctggggctgacatCCTCCTGTTCGTGGTGCCCCACCAGTTTATCCGCAAAGTCTGTGACCAGCTCAAGGGCCACGTGAAGAAAGATGCTGTTGGGCTGTCGCTGATCAAG GGGGTGGACGAAGGAccagatgggctgaggctgaTCTCAGACATCATCCATGAGAAACTGGGAATCGAGATGAGCGTCCTCATGGGGGCCAACATTGCTAATGAAGTGGCAGGAGAGAAGTTCTGTGAAACAACCATCG GTTGCAAGAATGCGCAGCACGGGCAGATACTGAAGGAGCTGATGCAGACCCCAAATTTCCGGGTGACGGTGGTGCAGGAAGCTGACACCGTAGAGATCTGCGGGGCCCTCAAG AACATTGTGGCTGTAGGAGCTGGTTTCTGTGATGGACTTGGTTATGGAGACAACACGAAGGCTGCTGTGATACGTCTGGGATTGATGGAGATGATTGGCTTTGCCAAACTCTTCTGTAAGGGCCCTGTCTCCCCCTCCACCTTCCTGGAGAGCTGCGGAGTCGCCGACCTCATCACTACCTGCTACGGTGGCCGCAACCGCAAGGTGGCTGAGGCCTTTGCCAAGACTGGGAAG TCTATTgaggagctggaaaaggagaTGTTGAATGGGCAGAAGCTGCAGGGTCCCCAGACGTCTGCTGAGCTGCATCGCATCCTTAAAAGCAAGAACGTAGTGGAGAA GTTCCCCCTCTTCACAGCTGTGTATCAGATCTGCTACGAGGGCAAACCTGTTACAGATGTCATCAAGTGTCTCCAGAACCACCCTGAGCACAAGTAA
- the COX14 gene encoding cytochrome c oxidase assembly protein COX14: MVSAKQLADFGYKAFSGSMALLTLYGGYLCGTRAYRLLQRRQERQAAAAAGPEN; encoded by the coding sequence ATGGTGTCCGCCAAGCAGCTGGCCGACTTCGGCTACAAGGCCTTCTCCGGCTCCATGGCGCTGCTGACGCTGTACGGCGGATACCTGTGCGGGACCCGGGCCTACCGCCTCCTCCAGCGCCGCCAGGAGCggcaggccgccgccgccgccggccccgagaACTGA